From Cydia strobilella chromosome 4, ilCydStro3.1, whole genome shotgun sequence, the proteins below share one genomic window:
- the LOC134740994 gene encoding uncharacterized protein LOC134740994 translates to MITDENKRFLIIGDHNVDYLTDNTMKRRINDVLTSYGCQNIISFATRVTADCASSIDCGISNCASDELSVTPVDTAISDHNAQRFELITQHKLDNKEHRVVERRVFDIDSIGLFYRDIANYNFNFIYDNTFDINYKFNKLFNIFKHYIDIHFPIKKFSCKNIPKVPWLSDELAELIGKHVDLHEIRRQYPNNPILTECIDHYSSLIKTKTLQTRQKFIEGRLMDSGNKSKEIWKIVNEEVGTKSKSQNISLRDPLTSLTIEKRDLPNTFNSHFLSIASKYAIQGDLSESIRYLQTHLGMTDVPIFTLPVVTRDLLDKALHSMMKKRSTVDAFDISPNILFWTWPVVGDVLVVLINLMFETGTYPDVLKNARVCPVFKGKGDRCDVNNYRPITIVPTISKMVESILS, encoded by the exons ATAATGTAGACTATTTAACCGATAATACCATGAAGCGGCGTATCAATGATGTGTTAACATCCTATGGGTGTCAAAACATAATATCCTTTGCTACTCGCGTGACAGCGGATTGTGCGTCGTCCATTGACTGCGGGATATCGAACTGTGCGAGCGATGAACTTTCTGTAACACCAGTCGATACCGCGATCAGCGACCACAACGCGCAACGATTTGAATTAATCACCCAACATAAACTCGATAACAAAGAACACAGAGTAGTCGAGCGCCGCGTTTTTGACATAGATTCAATTGGATTATTTTACCGTGACATtgcaaattacaattttaattttatatatgatAATACGTTTGacatcaattataaatttaataaactatttaatatttttaaacattacattGACATACATTTTCCAATTAAGAAGTTTAGTTGTAAAAATATTCCAAAGGTGCCGTGGCTAAGTGACGAATTGGCGGAGTTGATCGGTAAGCATGTCGACCTCCATGAAATTAGACGTCAGTACCCAAACAATCCAATTCTAACAGAATGTATTGATCATTACTCCAGTCTAATTAAGACAAAAACATTGCAAACACGTCAAAAGTTTATTGAAGGTAGGCTAATGGACAGTGGCAACAAATCGAAAGAAATTTGGAAAATTGTTAACGAAGAAGTGGGAACAAAATCGAAATCTCAGAACATATCCTTACGTGACCCTCTAACGAGCTTAACTATAGAGAAAAGGGACCTGCCTAATACATTCAATTCCCATTTCCTTAGTATAGCGTCTAAGTATGCCATACAAGGTGACTTGTCCGAgtctattaggtacctacagacgCATTTAGGTATGACTGATGTACCCATTTTCACTCTGCCGGTCGTCACTCGCGATCTCTTAGATAAGGCACTACACTCTATGATGAAGAAGCGTAGCACCGTCGATGCTTTTGATATTTCACCCAATATTCTGTTTTGGACTTGGCCGGTTGTTGGTGACGTACTTGTTGTGCTCATAAACCTTATGTTCGAAACTGGTACATATCCTGACGTTTTAAAAAATGCCAGGGTATGTCCAGTCTTTAAAGGAAAGGGCGACAGGTGCGACGTCAACAATTACAGGCCTATTACAATAGTGCCAACCATATCCAAAATGGTTGAGTCTATCTTGTC CTGA